TCTCCATGAAAGATTCGGATTCCACGTCGATGTCAGTGGGCGGCTGCCCCATGACGGCGATGTCGATGCTGTTGCTGTCGAGCAGGCGCATCAGGGTCTCGCGGTTGGTCACGTCCAGCCGCGGGGTGATACCCGGGTAGCGCTGGTGGAAGACCGCCAGCAGGCGCGGGGCGAAATAGTTGACGGTGCTGGCCACGGCCACATGCAGACGGCCGCGGTTGACGCCCTTTAAGGACTGCATGACCTCGTCCATCTCCTGGAGCGAGCGGTTGATGCTGCGGCTGTAGCTGTAGACCTCGCGCCCGGCCTCGGTCAGTCCGACCCCCTTGCCCAGGCGCTCGAAGAGCGGCAGCCCCGCCGCCTCCTCCAACTGGCGCACCTGCATGGAGACGGCCGGCTGACTCAGGTGCAATTCCTCGGCGGCGCGGGTGTAGCTCAGGTGCCGCGCGACCGCCTCGAAGACCCGGAGCTGGCGCAGGGTCAGGTGCATGGATGTTCTCCAGTGGTGGGGGAGGGCGGCCCGCCGCCGCGCGCGAGGACTGTCTCCCCCGCGGGCAGGCGCACGCCCAGACATAACCCCTGGCTTATGTGATCCATAAAATACTTAGAATGTACTTATGCTAAAAATCCAGGTAATTTACCCGTTCAGTGGATGCGCGGCGCCCTTGCGACCCACGGGGCCGGACGCCCGGCCCCCCGCACCACTGAAACGATCCCGGCTATCTTAACCCTCCAGGAAAAAAATCCATGTCGCTTGACCAGTCCGCGCGCTACTCCGACCTCAGCCTGACCGAAGCCGACCTGATCGCGGGCGGCAAGCATATCCTCGTCGCCTACCGTATGAAGCCCAAGCCCGGTTACGGCTACCTGGAGGCCGCCGCGCACTTCGCCGCCGAGTCCTCCACCGGCACCAACGTTGAGGTCTCCACCACGGACGACTTCACCAAGGGTGTCGATGCGCTGGTCTACTATATCGACGAGGCGACCGAGGATATGCGCATCGCCTATCCGATCGAGCTGTTCGACCGGAACATGACCGACGGGCGCATGATGATCGTCTCCTTCCTGACGCTCGTCATCGGCAACAACCAGGGCATGGGCGATATCGAGCACGGCAAGATCTACGACTTCTACATGCCCGAGCGTGCCATCCAGTTGTTCGACGGCCCCGCCAAGGACATCACCGACATGTGGCGCATCCTGGGCCGCCCGATGAAGGACGGCGGCTACATCGCCGGCACCATCATCAAGCCCAAGCTCGGGCTGCGCCCCGAACCCTTCGCCGCCGCTGCCTACCAGTTCTGGCTGGGTGGCGACTTCATCAAGAACGACGAGCCGCAGGGCAACCAGGTCTTCTGCCCCGCCAAGAAGGTCTACCCGCTGGTCTACGACGCCATGAAACGCGCCCAGGACGAGACCGGTCAGGCCAAGATTTTCTCTGCTAACATCACCGCCGACGACCATTACGAGATGCTCGCCCGCGCGGACTTCATCCTGGAGACCTTCGGCCCCGATGCGGATAAGGTCGCCTTCCTGGTCGACGGTTTTGTCGGCGGCCCCGGTATGATCACCACCGCCCGGCGTCAGTACCCCGGCCAGTACCTGCACTACCATCGTGCCGGTCACGGTATGATCACCTCGCCGTCGGCCAAGCGCGGCTACACCGCCTTCGTGCTGGGCAAGATCGCCCGCCTCCAGGGAGCGTCGGGCATCCATGTCGGTACCATGGGCTACGGCAAGATGGAGGGCGATCAGTCCGACAAGATCATCTGCTACATGCTGGAGCGCGACGAGTGCCAGGGCCCGGTCTACTACCAGAAGTGGTACGGCATGAAGCCCACCACCTCGATCATCTCCGGCGGCATGAACGCCCTGCGCCTGCCCGGCTTCTTTGAGAACCTGGGTCACGGCAACGTCATCAATACCTCCGGCGGCGGCTCCTACGGTCATATCGATTCCCCGGCCGCCGGCGCGATATCGCTGCGCCAATCCTACGAGTGCTGGAAGGCCGGCGCCGACCCGATCGAATTCGCCAAGGACCACAAGGAGTTCGCCCGCGCCTTCGTGTCCTTCCCGGGCGATGCCGACAAGCTATACCCCGGCTGGCGCGAGAAGCTCGGCGCCGCTGCGCAGCACAAGTAATCCCGTTTGATCCGTGGAACCTGGGCCCCCGCACCGCGGGGGCCTTTGTTGTCGGTCGTTGTCGTTGTCGTTGTCGTAATCGGAGAAGCGACGCAATTTGGGGTGCGCGAGAATCCAGCGTGCTACGATAATCTCGACAACGACAACGACAACGACAACGACAACGACAACGACAACGACAACGACAACGACAACGACGCCGATCGCATTCCCTAATGGACTTGTTTACCTTATTAGTGAACCGTTCCTAGTATAAAAGGGGTATACCCCTCACCCGCCAGCAAACCCGCGAGTCACCATGAGCATCGACACCGAGCAGTACAAGGTCCAAGCAGAGCCCTTCTACCAGCCCCAGGGCAACGAGATCGCACTCTACGAGGCCGCCTACCGGCGCCGCCTCCCGGTCATGGTCAAGGGCCCCACGGGCTGCGGCAAGTCCCGTTTCGTCGAATACATGGCCTGGCGCCTGGGCAAACCGCTGATTACCGTCGCCTGCAACGAGGACATGACCGCCTCGGACCTGGTCGGGCGCTATCTGCTGGACGCCACCGGTACCCGCTGGCTGGACGGCCCGCTCACGGTCGCCGCGCGCATCGGCGCCATCTGCTATCTGGATGAGATCGTCGAGGCCCGCCAGGACACCACCGTCGTCATCCACCCCCTGACCGACCACCGGCGCGCCATGCCGCTCGACAAGAAGGGCGAGGTCGTCACCGCCCATGCGGACTTCCAACTCGTCATCTCCTACAATCCGGGCTACCAATCCCTGATGAAGGACCTCAAACAGTCCACCAAGCAGCGCTTCTCCGCCCTGGTCTTCGACTATCCCCCGGCCGACCTGGAAACCCAGATCGTCGCCACCGAGACCGGCACCAGCCTGGAACTGGCCGCCGCCCTGGTCAAGATCGCCGCCGCCGCCCGCAACCTCAAGGGCCACGGGCTCGACGAGGGGATCTCCACGCGCCTTTTGGTCTATGCTGCCAATCTGATGGATGAGGGCATCCCACCGCGGGAGGCGAGTCGGATGGCGCTGGTTGATCCGATTACCGACGATGAGGATATTCGGTCGACACTGCACCATGCGATCGATGCGGTTTTCCTATAAGCATTTTCCCGGTGCGCGCGCCGGGCACTGTGCCGCGGTTTGTGTCAGTACCGCGTGCACGGTGGATAAATGCTTATTGTGATAGGGTCGCACGTTCGCGTGACGCTGGAGCGCGATATCGTATAATCATTTTTAGGACTGAAGTTTCCGGGTTCTGAAAGCTCTCCAGGGCCAGGCACTTGGGGGCGGGAGTTTTGGCAGGGTTTGGCTGGATCTGCGCAAACCCCCCGAAAATCCCCCCAGCGTAACCCCCCTCCCCTCCGGTACCCCCCTGGAAAAGCCGGAAACTTCAGTTTTAGGAGTCACCATGAGTAATCAATGAAAAAAATGCGGCAGTAGAAACACCGTGACCGTCAAGGCAAGAGATATGGCGGAGAAAACTGGTGACGGTAGCTTCATGACCGCTTCAAGCGGCATGGTAAGCCCAATCCTGATTGTGGAAGCCCTCAAGGCAATATTCGAGTTCCTCGGAAAGCTATTTGGATGGCTTGAAGAGGCAGAGAAGAATGATCGAAGTGTCGTTGTATGTAAAGACTGTGGATACTGGGAAAGGGTATAAATCTACATGCCACATTTCTCAATCAACACATGGGTTTGCGACGATTTAATCCAACCTTTTGGCGACGCGAACGCGAAGAATAGCTACTTGTGCTTTCAGGGCCTCGTTGGAAGAAATGGCGTGTATATTTTCCAAGATAAAGCAACGGGCGCGGTTCTATATATTGGCGAGGCACATTCACAGGATCTTAAACAGCGTATTACTCAAAATTTTGCCCCGAACGATACGGGAGGCACGTTTCGGAAAGATTGGTGTGATAAGGAGAAAAAGGAGTTCACTCAGTTCAAGGAAGCATTACAACATTGGTTGATAAGAGCGATATTGATTGAAACCGAGTCAAAAGATTTAATTCGTGCCATTGAAGAGACTTTTATTTCAGAGTTAAAACCGAAATACAACAAGTTCGTAGGTCGGCCTAGCGTAGGGTGACCCGACGCGGCGATGGAGATTCGGGCTCCGCTGCGCTAATCCGTCCTATCCACTTCCCGGCGTTCTGGGAGACATATTGCGCACATCGCGTATTTATCAATGTACAAAAAAGATGCATGAAAATTGATAGTCTTGTCTGGCCTGAGGACCGCATTGAACATATCGCACGTCATCATGTAACCCCAACCGAAGTCGAGGAAGTCTGTTTCGGTCAGCCCCTAGTACTACGTGCGAAATCAGAGGGTAACAATCCAGTCTATTATGTGCTTGGGCCGACGGCAGCGGGGCGGTATCTCTTTTGCGTTATCATTCAATTTCCCGACGGCACTGGCTATC
The DNA window shown above is from Candidatus Thiodictyon syntrophicum and carries:
- a CDS encoding CbbQ/NirQ/NorQ/GpvN family protein, which encodes MSIDTEQYKVQAEPFYQPQGNEIALYEAAYRRRLPVMVKGPTGCGKSRFVEYMAWRLGKPLITVACNEDMTASDLVGRYLLDATGTRWLDGPLTVAARIGAICYLDEIVEARQDTTVVIHPLTDHRRAMPLDKKGEVVTAHADFQLVISYNPGYQSLMKDLKQSTKQRFSALVFDYPPADLETQIVATETGTSLELAAALVKIAAAARNLKGHGLDEGISTRLLVYAANLMDEGIPPREASRMALVDPITDDEDIRSTLHHAIDAVFL
- a CDS encoding LysR family transcriptional regulator; amino-acid sequence: MHLTLRQLRVFEAVARHLSYTRAAEELHLSQPAVSMQVRQLEEAAGLPLFERLGKGVGLTEAGREVYSYSRSINRSLQEMDEVMQSLKGVNRGRLHVAVASTVNYFAPRLLAVFHQRYPGITPRLDVTNRETLMRLLDSNSIDIAVMGQPPTDIDVESESFMENPLVVIAPPTHPLVSERLIPTARLTGEVFVMREPGSGTRQAMERFFKEQGLTIRHGMQMTRNEAVKQAVRSGLGLSVVSLHTIELELETGRLMVLDVEGFPLARKWHLVYRRGKRLSPAARAFRDFVVQEGPRIAAPAPLPTAEAAPPTPPGPLSKPQEIRQD
- a CDS encoding GIY-YIG nuclease family protein, whose product is MYIFQDKATGAVLYIGEAHSQDLKQRITQNFAPNDTGGTFRKDWCDKEKKEFTQFKEALQHWLIRAILIETESKDLIRAIEETFISELKPKYNKFVGRPSVG
- a CDS encoding ribulose-bisphosphate carboxylase — protein: MSLDQSARYSDLSLTEADLIAGGKHILVAYRMKPKPGYGYLEAAAHFAAESSTGTNVEVSTTDDFTKGVDALVYYIDEATEDMRIAYPIELFDRNMTDGRMMIVSFLTLVIGNNQGMGDIEHGKIYDFYMPERAIQLFDGPAKDITDMWRILGRPMKDGGYIAGTIIKPKLGLRPEPFAAAAYQFWLGGDFIKNDEPQGNQVFCPAKKVYPLVYDAMKRAQDETGQAKIFSANITADDHYEMLARADFILETFGPDADKVAFLVDGFVGGPGMITTARRQYPGQYLHYHRAGHGMITSPSAKRGYTAFVLGKIARLQGASGIHVGTMGYGKMEGDQSDKIICYMLERDECQGPVYYQKWYGMKPTTSIISGGMNALRLPGFFENLGHGNVINTSGGGSYGHIDSPAAGAISLRQSYECWKAGADPIEFAKDHKEFARAFVSFPGDADKLYPGWREKLGAAAQHK